The genomic interval GATGTACAATTCCTGAACAATAAATCTTTAAGCTCCCCGCCCCCCTGACGTATACATCCCACTGCTATCATCCAGCTTACTGGTCTAGCCCAGCCGTACTAGGGCTTGAAGCAGTTGCCCCCATACTTGTTTCCGGTCTGTGGACCGGTGCTGCTGCAGCAAGCGGCGTAGGAAGAGATGAATTGATTCTGGGTAAAAGGTAGCCACTTGAACTCGCAGAGGCCGCCGTTGTTCAGCCAAGTACCTTTACGGTCTTTACCATCCGGACAAGTGACACCATCACCCGTTACACAGCAAGTGTTAGAGAAGGTGTCAGGGTTTGGACCACCAGATCCAGTGCAGTAGCACCGATATTGCGCCTGGTTGAGGATGCAGGTCAGCGTATGTCCGCCTTTGAGATAATCAACTATGAATGATTCCATGAACGCTTGATAATCAAGCTTTTCAACCACAATAATCAAGTCGACGTACATTTGCAACACCTGCTTAGAGGAAGAAAGTGATGGGCGAGGAGAACTTCATGGTGAAGAGGATGCTGGTGGCAATGGATTGGTATCTAGAACATTGGTACATGTAAGTACAACTCCAGTTGCTGAGCGATGTGTGACTTTTAGTTACGACCCCCCTCACCTGAAACAAATAGTCTTCTCTGCGAAGTCTTGGTGGAAACTGTGAGGATACTGATTGTGGAAGGACAACAATACGTTGGAACAATGCCTCTATTCATTCGACTATCAACTTCCGGGCGTTCTGCCTCTCCTATACTACATGGCCGATTTGAGAGCCGCGGTATAGATTGTGCGCTCTAAATTCATTGCTTTCAAAGTATGTAGTCAATATTGGACTTAGTTTTGCCCGTCACCTGGTCAGACCGGCATCGAGAGTTCGACTGCCATTATCCCCAAGTCACCCCAGAAGGTCGTGGCCTTCGTATTGACGGTCTGTTTGGGCTCGTAGAAAAGCCGAATCTGAGAGAATGTATGATCTCGCCGGCGCGTCAAAAAGCCGGCTCGGCTACTTTTCGTGTGTTAGCATGCATAATCAGGTCACCCCATAGAACCCTAAGTTGTCTTGGCCCACTTATAGTAGCAAGTGTCAAGCCATGCACTTAATTAGCCTTTACATTGGTGAACCTTCATATCCAATAGCTAACAGGACTATTCCTGTTTTCCGGGGAAGTCCATAGACTAAGGAACTCTAAATGTTCACCGCGATACTTTCGATCGAACGCTgcataaggtaaggtaccctTATCAGGTTGCGGACCTCGAAGGATAAAGGCCTAAAGCTTCTTGTGCATATGAACTTGTCACAGCAACACTGCCTAGGGCCTCGTCTCAGAAGGAATCCCAATTTGCTGGCTTCATGTTGTCTTTATGTCCCTGATCACGAACGGCGCGTTCGCTCTCATAAGCCACCGTGATGTCCTGTCTCCTCGTGATCCCTGTAACTCTAGAGCTCGGTCCAGTCTCCGCCCCGACAATACTATCTTGACTACTCCCACCTTCCATGTCAATTCGCGAACCTATAGTTGTCATTGTTTTGCCGACGACGTTTCCGTCCCTTGGAAATGACCGAGACCCGTTCATCTCAATTCCACCCGACTGCAATCCCATTGGGTCACTTTGCTTCTGATATTTTCGATCTGTTGAACTTAGGACGCGTCGCCCAAGAGCCAGTTCTACGAGAGGCCCGAGAATTGGGATGCAGGCAGCAATGATAAGAGTATTGCCCTCTACACTACCGAGATTGTTAGCTAGACATATCTGATTAAAAACAATTCAAATTTCTTGGTTACTCACATGGTCCACACAACAAGCTCCGCACTGTCATCTAATCGGTTGTTAGTTAGCACAAAAATGCTTGTGAAGTGTCTCTTACACGTGAAGTCTTCGCTGGCGAGAGATGGTAGTCTTGTACTTTTGTAAATGGAGATGAAGCAAGAGCTGAGGGTTCCGTCAGACATGTCATAATGGAAAACGGACGCATTGAACTTTGGCTCCATACATCGATCCAATCCCAAGAGCAGTACTCAGGATCACTTTCTTCTTGATATTCATCTGAAGCCTCATCAAAACCGTCGCTGGATAAACTGCAAGGTATAAGTCAAGCGCCGCGGAGTATGCTTAGTCGGGTTGTAGTCAGCGAAAGCCACGTCGAACGCACCGTAAACTGGACCGAACACTAACCTCCTGTCAATATCGCGACGTTTACAAGAACCCATGGACTCCAACAGCTCTTTTCAGTCACTTTGAAGTCCCATTGAGCGTGAGTAGGGGTGCACTGAGCAAAGAGAATGATGATGCAGAGGGACACCAGCACCAGACACCCGGTCGCCATGCCCCAGAGCAGTACTTGATGCATCCTTCCTGGATTCAATATCCTCACGAGGAGTGCCACGACGGCAAACTTCGGTATAGTGTATGCGAGGACGTTTGGAGTAAATCCTGATATTGTGGATAGGATTGCTGCGGATTGCTGTTCTTGAGAAAGGGTATTCGCATGCCGACCGTTACCACATCGAATGGCCCAAATTTCTAGAGCTATCGTCGTGTAGCTGAGGAGCTAGCCAAGTTGCGATGTGTCAGCTAAACATTTGGCCATCTTCATGATTCAGACATTGGTTCTTGGAATGGATTCATTGAACGAACCAGAGAAAGAACAGTAAGGTGATCATCCAAATGGGTTTGTCCAAGAATCTTGATGCGGACAAACAGCCGCATGGCGACGAAAAGAGTGCTGATACCGACAATGATACATATCGCAACAATGATTCCAGGTCCTTTGTTGTCTGTTGAGTAAGACGTTGTAGTCGAATCCGGACTTGTCATCTTGCAGAACTGCGCTCGGTTTGCGGCCAAAAGATAAACTCAAAACGTCCCAGTACTCCCAAAGGTAGGATTCAGACTCACTCCGTCGGAAGTAAAATTCTGGTCCGGGCGCGAGACGCAAAAGACAATGCTCCAGCGTCTCCGCTAAAGGTTTCTTGCGGTGATATGCGCCAAGAAGCAGTTGGATCAGGCTCGCAGAGTGAGGTGCCGCGGTTGGAAAAATGGTGATTAAGGGGGATCCGGTGGCGACGTCTATCGCCTCATGCAGACGCAAGCACTCTCACCTGGGCCGGCCCGTACATCCTTGATCCAAAATTGAAAAGAAGAAGGTCGCTTGACAACGTACCAATGGTTCCAACAACGTTTCAAGGGTTAGATCAAGTAGACCCGAGGCTTTCGCCCATTTTCAAGGTCGAGACCAAAGTAATCATAGCCAGTTTGCCATCAATCTCGTGTGGATGCTGCCGTTTTCAATATTGGTTGCTTCTTTCAGCCAGGAGAGTCTGCTCGGAAGAAAGACATCGTGTTGGTTGGACATTAACCCACGAGGTATTGTGAGCTGTTGGTTGCGCAACATCGGCCCGGACGTGGTGCAGAGTCTCTAGCAGCCCCGCCGAATGGTCCAGGGGTCCCTCGCTCCTCTCCACCCGGCATTGATTCCGTTGCCAATCAGGCGATCGTGTTGAGAGACTCCAGAACCAACAGCAAACAACAACATCTACTGCCTGGTGTCTCCGACTGGGGTCCTCATAGATAACTCACGCAGAATTTTGAGTGATTTCATATTCCCATGCGCTGACCAAAATTCTAAGTCGAAAGAATCCTCGTTGAATCTTTGCCCGCTCCTCCCGGGCAGTCTCATTGGCTCAAACACTTCCACAAATTAGTTTAGTTCAACAACAAACGTACATTGCATAAATTCTAGGGATTGGATCTCTATCGGCGTTGGAACAGGGTTAAGAGCACGGCCGTCCAACAAACATACGTACGCCTATGGGTCCGCAGTTCCTAGTGCTAGGGACGGAGTATCAACCAATTATGGACATGCGGTCTGCAAACTCACTGTGCCTATCTCAGACATCTGCTGAAAGTACCTACTATGTATACTTTATCCATGAAACGTTGATAATAAGAGGAAAACTCCTGACATTCACATGCACACCATGTCGCGAACCCATGTTGAATTGACTCTTCGCCCCCTCCGTGTTGTGCGGGACTTCCATCAATTCATGTGTTCCGCCCTGTACTTCCATATGGTTCCAGACCCATGTCGTTCCCTCGTGCGGGTTTGTCACAAGTAGAAGGTGCCTCTTCAGTTTGCTGTGTCGGATAATTTGTACTCGATATATCTGCGTGGCCAACAAGTGTGTCCGGCAAACCTTATAATTTGTCCCTTTAGCCCTCCACTCTTCTTCGACTTCTCGATTCTTTCCACCCCTCGAGTTATACCTAAACTCACCTCTTTATTGCATCATCATTTTAACATCTGAACTCATTGACCTGCATATTTGGTTATCATGGGCTCTATCCCAAGCGAGATACCTCGCGAGGTTGACATATCTGTTGCCTTGGCCGCGTGCGACCTTCCAAGCGTGAATCAACACGTGAAGAATATTGCCAATCTTACCAGCGCAGTTGCTGGGGGTGATAACACTGCACGCCTGAGCATGCTGCAGAGCGCTCGTTTGTTGGTACATGCATTGGAGACACCGCGGGAGACCATGATCAAGCACTGCTGGGCGCAAGTAAGATGGCCTTCTTCTTGAACTTCAACGCACTCGCTAAATATCGCCAACCAGCCAGCCGCTTTCACAGCACTTACATACGCAGTTGACTCGGGTCTCTTTTCTCTGTTATCACAGAGCAAAAAGTCTCAAAACGTGTCTGATCTAGCTCTGAAACTAGGACACGATGCTGCTCTATTGGGTGTGTCATCTCCCGCAGGACGTTACTCCCTCACCGAGTCTATACTGACTCCTTTTATCGTAATGCAGGACGAATAATGCGACATCTCGGCGCGATGCTTTACATCACTGAGACCGGACCAGATGAATACAAGTCAACAAACTTCTCAGATGCGCTCACAATCACCAGCATGGGCGCTGGCTACCCGTGTGTGTAAGTGATCTATACCTCCCGATTATCCAATCCACTCGAAACAAGCTATATTCTTTTGCGTGTGCCTTTCTATGAATCTATAATGTAAGCTGATCCTTGTTATCGTCAGCGCCGGAGCCTGTATGGAGTCCCTAGCCAAATTCCACGAGTTCGCTAAGAAGACCAACTACCGCGAGCCCAACGATGTCTTCAACGGACCCCTACAATACGGATACAACACCAAACTCGACTGCTTCAGCTGGCTCGCAGCAAGCCATCCTTACGAGATGCAATTCGCACAGCACATGGGCGCATACCGGCAAGGCCGACCGAGCTGGATGGATGAAGGCATTTACCCCGTGAAACACCGGTTGCTCGACGGCTTTGACGACTCTCAAGATAACGTGCTCCTTGTTGACGTCGGAGGAAGCTTTGGCCATGACATTGATGAGTTCCGCAGAAAGCATCCCGAGGCCCCTGGTAGGCTTGTGGTCCAGGATCTTCCAACCGTTATCAATCAGATTGAGAAACTGGACGAAAAGATCGAGAGGATGGGACATGACTTCTTCACTGAGCAGCCGATCAAAGGTAAGAACGCACATTTTATCTGTTGTACAAGATATCCAAGACTAATGCGCTCCGCACTCAGGTGCCCGAGCCTATTACATGCATTCGGTCCTTCATGACTGGCCGGACAAAAAGTGTGAAGAGATTCTTGCGCGGACTACAGCTGCGATGAAGCCTGGATACAGCAGGTTGTTGGTTAATGAGAACTGCATCCCCGACACCGGTGCCGACTGGCAGAACACTGGCCAGGATATCATGATGTTGACGCTAGTCAGTAGCAAGGAGCGTACTCGGGTGGAGTGGCAGAGTCTCCTAGAGAAGGCTGGTTTGAGAATCTTAGGTATTTATGGTGGCGGCAATGGCGTCGAAAGTTTGATAGAATGTGAGTTAGCGTAGCATGATCAACGAGCGTCAAGCGCGTTGTCGTATCAATTGATGCTCCAAGTTGGCTGTCTCACACCGATAGTGAGGTCGTTCAGTTATCGGGTCCCTGTAGATGACATTGTGATGAAGACTCAAGGGAGTGTCACTGCTCATATGTGTATCTATTCGTGGTTCATTCTATCCTACTGCGTTGCATAATTATCATGAAATTGAATCATTGGCCTTCATACATGTGTTACTCATTTCTCGGGCACCACCAGGATGTCGTCGACATTGACAGCTTGTCCAGTTGCCAGTGACCGATTGGCAGCAATACCAGTCAAGATTGATGCGGCACCATCAATATGACTAGCCGCCCGCATGTACTCGTCAGACACCGGCTCACCAAACAGATCCGCAAGCAGAACAAGATCTCCACCGCCGTGAGCACCCTTGGCCTCACCCAGATCGATCTCCTGAGGCGGTCCGAAGAGCGGCCTAAGCAGCATCGTCCGTTTCTCAATCGCGCCCTCCAAAGCTTGGCTACCTCCAGAGTTCACGTAGCTCTTCTCCACAACCTCGACCTCGAGACGACCACCCGTGCCATTGAAGTTGACGCGGAAGCCCTCCCACGGCGCGTATGCTGTGAGGGAGTATGTCATTACCGCGCCGTTGCGGTATCGGATAAGCAGGTTCATCGTGTCCTCGATGCTGATACCATCGCCAAACACGCTCTGGTCTCTGTAGTAACTATCCTCGTGCTCTGCGTCGAGGTACATGGCCTTGAGCTGCGGGTTCTGATCCAGTTGCAGTGCAAAGGGATCGTCTTTGGCTGCTTCGCTCCCGTGGGCCCTGGTATAAAACTTCGTCACGCCCCTCGCCTCGGCGTTTTCTCGTCCGTAGAACTTGAGGTCGCCCTGGGCATATACCGTCTGCGGCCGCGTCTGAAGCCAAAAATTGACCAAGTCAAAGTGGTGCGTCGACTTGTGCACAAGGAGGCCGCCCGAGTTGCGCTTGTCGCGATGCCAGCGGCGGAAATAGTCGGCGCCATGGTTCTCGTTGAGCATCCACTCAAAGTGCACGCTCGTCACCTTGCCAATGGCGCCTGACTTGATAATCTCAAATATCTTTGTGTTGTGTGGCGCGTAGCGGTAGTTGAACGTTACGCGCACCTTTTGGCCTGTTCGTTCGACTGCCGAGAAGATCTCTCTGCACCGCGGCGCGTCGATGGTCATTGGCTTCTCGGTGACGACGTTGCAGCCTAGCTCCATTGCTCTGACGATGTAGATGTTGTGTGTACGGTCAATTGTTGTGACAATGACCTCGTCCGGCTTGGTGTCTTTGATCATCTGGTCAAAGTTGGCTGCGATGTAGGTCGGGACCTCGCCGTGGCCGAGTTCTTTCAATCTTGAGTTGGCATAGTTCATGCGCGTCTGGTTCGTGTCGCAGAGACCGACGATGACTGAAGTGCTGCTGTAGTCCTTTGCGATGGCTGTGTAGAAGAAGCCCGAACGGCCGCCGGTGCCTACGATGGCATAACGCTTCTTTTGCGTTGACTCGCCCATTGTAGAGGTCGGTTGTGTGCTTAGGTCGTGTCGATGGCTTGAAAGTGGTCGGGTATGAGAATGTCGAGTGCAAGGAAGCGTCAGATTCGAGTACACTGCGGCGTCCTTTGTTAAACGATGGATTGTAATGGGCACGGCGAGTTTATTGAGAGACACACGCCCGCGTTATCGGAGTCGTCAATCGTCATGACTTCGGCAGATGGCACTCAAAATCCGCGAGATCTCATGCAATCGACGGCCCCCGTCAGGGATCCTACTCGGGATCAGATACCCCATATGCCCGAATTTAGCCAAAATGGCAACCCGTTTCTGG from Colletotrichum lupini chromosome 2, complete sequence carries:
- a CDS encoding oxidoreductase; the protein is MGESTQKKRYAIVGTGGRSGFFYTAIAKDYSSTSVIVGLCDTNQTRMNYANSRLKELGHGEVPTYIAANFDQMIKDTKPDEVIVTTIDRTHNIYIVRAMELGCNVVTEKPMTIDAPRCREIFSAVERTGQKVRVTFNYRYAPHNTKIFEIIKSGAIGKVTSVHFEWMLNENHGADYFRRWHRDKRNSGGLLVHKSTHHFDLVNFWLQTRPQTVYAQGDLKFYGRENAEARGVTKFYTRAHGSEAAKDDPFALQLDQNPQLKAMYLDAEHEDSYYRDQSVFGDGISIEDTMNLLIRYRNGAVMTYSLTAYAPWEGFRVNFNGTGGRLEVEVVEKSYVNSGGSQALEGAIEKRTMLLRPLFGPPQEIDLGEAKGAHGGGDLVLLADLFGEPVSDEYMRAASHIDGAASILTGIAANRSLATGQAVNVDDILVVPEK